The following proteins are co-located in the Dietzia timorensis genome:
- the pcaG gene encoding protocatechuate 3,4-dioxygenase subunit alpha: MSPRLHPTPGQTVGPFFHYALPYDGDSELVPASSPGAIRFHGRVLDGSGAPVPDALVELWQADASGAIVQQPGSLRRDGWTFTGWGRSSTDNAGHYSFSTIAPGGVDGGAPFFALTVFARGLLDRLFTRAYLPGHEAALAADPLLSSLEPDRRATLVAEADAQGHAFDIRLQGQGETVFLTFPGHGAAH; encoded by the coding sequence ATGAGCCCCCGCCTGCACCCCACGCCCGGCCAGACGGTGGGCCCGTTCTTCCACTACGCACTCCCCTATGACGGCGACTCCGAACTGGTGCCTGCGAGCAGCCCGGGTGCGATCCGGTTCCACGGCCGCGTGCTCGACGGTTCTGGTGCGCCGGTCCCCGACGCGCTGGTCGAGCTCTGGCAGGCGGACGCGTCCGGCGCGATCGTCCAGCAGCCGGGCTCGTTGCGCCGCGACGGTTGGACGTTCACGGGCTGGGGCCGGTCGTCGACCGACAACGCCGGCCACTACTCGTTCTCGACGATCGCGCCGGGTGGGGTCGACGGGGGCGCACCGTTCTTCGCGCTCACGGTGTTCGCGCGTGGCCTGCTCGATCGGCTCTTCACACGCGCATATCTGCCGGGACACGAGGCCGCCCTCGCTGCGGACCCCCTTCTCAGCAGCCTCGAGCCGGACCGTCGCGCGACGCTGGTCGCGGAGGCCGATGCGCAGGGACATGCGTTCGACATCCGTCTGCAGGGCCAGGGCGAGACCGTCTTCCTGACGTTCCCGGGCCACGGGGCGGCACACTGA
- a CDS encoding lyase family protein yields MTDLFWPGDERAGDLMSAEALLAAMVRVESAWLDALVASGLAPSAAATDLAPLVTADDLPHIAAAAEGSGNPVVPLVGLLRSRAPQPAATWLHRGLTSQDVLDTALMLALRDALERLIGELRAQVTALARLAAQHADTPMVGRTLTQHAVPTTFGAVAAGWLDGLVDAADLVLDARSLLPVQLGGAVGTFSAATELAGLRGHDDPQGTSADLVADTAVALGLRELRPWHTSRATVTRTSDALVTCTDAWGHISTDVATLARTEIGELAEPTAEGRGGSSTMPHKNNPVLSVLVRRAALGAPGLAATLHVASAASGDQRPDGAWHVEWSTLHLLGRRAVVAASQTTELLTGLHVDAERMRTTLDTSAESVLAERRSIAGLLDATASADPTTYLGFSEDLIAGAVERARTFLEENE; encoded by the coding sequence ATGACCGACCTGTTCTGGCCCGGCGACGAGCGCGCCGGCGACCTGATGAGTGCTGAGGCGTTGCTCGCCGCCATGGTCAGGGTGGAGTCCGCGTGGCTGGACGCTCTCGTGGCCTCCGGGCTCGCGCCGTCCGCCGCCGCCACCGACCTCGCCCCGCTCGTCACCGCCGACGATCTGCCGCACATCGCGGCGGCAGCCGAGGGCAGCGGCAACCCCGTCGTCCCGCTCGTCGGGCTGCTCCGCTCGCGAGCGCCGCAGCCCGCCGCCACCTGGCTTCACCGCGGGCTCACCAGCCAGGATGTCCTCGACACCGCCCTCATGCTCGCGCTGCGCGATGCGCTCGAACGGCTGATCGGCGAGCTGCGCGCCCAGGTGACCGCTCTCGCCCGTCTCGCCGCGCAGCACGCCGACACGCCGATGGTCGGCCGCACCCTGACCCAGCACGCCGTCCCCACGACATTCGGTGCGGTCGCCGCGGGCTGGCTCGACGGCCTGGTCGACGCCGCCGATCTGGTCCTCGACGCCCGCTCCCTCCTGCCGGTGCAGCTCGGCGGGGCGGTCGGGACGTTCTCGGCGGCCACCGAGCTGGCGGGCCTGCGGGGGCACGACGATCCCCAGGGGACGAGCGCTGACCTGGTCGCCGACACCGCCGTGGCCCTCGGGCTGCGCGAGCTGCGCCCGTGGCACACCTCGCGGGCGACGGTCACCCGGACGTCCGACGCGTTGGTGACGTGCACGGACGCGTGGGGACACATCTCGACCGATGTCGCGACCCTGGCACGGACGGAGATCGGCGAGCTGGCCGAGCCGACGGCTGAGGGTCGCGGCGGCTCGTCGACGATGCCGCACAAGAACAACCCGGTCCTATCCGTGTTGGTGCGTCGCGCGGCCCTGGGAGCCCCCGGTCTTGCCGCCACGCTGCACGTCGCGTCGGCCGCCTCCGGCGACCAACGTCCGGACGGGGCGTGGCACGTCGAGTGGTCGACCCTGCACCTGCTCGGCCGACGCGCCGTCGTGGCCGCATCCCAGACCACCGAGCTGCTGACGGGTCTGCACGTGGACGCCGAGCGAATGCGCACGACGCTCGACACGTCGGCCGAGAGCGTGCTGGCGGAACGCCGCTCGATCGCCGGGCTGCTGGACGCCACCGCCAGCGCCGATCCGACCACGTACCTCGGATTCTCCGAGGACCTCATCGCGGGCGCCGTCGAGCGGGCCCGGACCTTCTTGGAGGAGAACGAGTGA
- a CDS encoding NAD(P)/FAD-dependent oxidoreductase, giving the protein MSPGTVVVVGSSIAGVRTAQSLRLEGYKGEIILVGEETELPYDKPPLSKSVLAGSADEDSIRLLTQEQADAEDIQLLLGHRAVDLDVAENLLKLEGHDPLRYDNLVIATGASPRPSPWGQSPGIHVLRTLEDARELRGDLLRGGALAVIGAGFIGAEAAATARGLGLEVTVIDPVPVPMSRLFNPEIGQWFADLHQDNGVDTMFGTGVEAIEGEEGNFSLHLTNGESVQAATVLIGIGVIPNDSWLSASGLLVDNGVVLNEYCQALDAANVYAVGDVARWRHQKHGEDVRTEHWTNAVEQAACVAYNIIHPEQPRAYTPIEYVWSDQHDWKIQVVGRVGGNVDHVLIGHPQVHGKFAALYTIDGTTVRGAAIVNWPKALIACRLGMARGITVQDLRAKLEPQLEPPPRRAS; this is encoded by the coding sequence ATGAGCCCGGGCACCGTCGTCGTCGTCGGGTCCTCCATTGCCGGGGTGCGCACCGCGCAGTCCCTCCGGCTGGAAGGCTATAAGGGGGAGATCATCCTCGTGGGAGAAGAGACCGAACTTCCCTACGATAAGCCGCCATTGTCGAAATCCGTTCTTGCGGGATCCGCCGACGAGGACTCTATCCGGCTGCTGACACAGGAGCAGGCCGATGCCGAGGACATCCAACTCTTGCTGGGGCACCGCGCTGTCGATCTGGACGTCGCCGAGAACCTGCTGAAGCTTGAAGGGCATGACCCCCTTCGCTACGACAACCTCGTCATTGCCACCGGAGCATCACCCCGGCCCTCTCCCTGGGGCCAGTCTCCAGGGATTCACGTGCTGCGCACCCTTGAGGACGCCCGCGAACTACGTGGGGACCTTCTCCGGGGTGGGGCGCTGGCCGTTATCGGGGCAGGGTTCATCGGCGCCGAAGCGGCAGCCACCGCCCGCGGCCTGGGATTGGAGGTCACCGTCATCGACCCGGTGCCCGTGCCCATGAGCCGCCTCTTTAACCCTGAGATCGGCCAGTGGTTCGCAGACCTTCACCAGGACAACGGGGTCGACACCATGTTCGGCACCGGAGTGGAAGCTATCGAAGGCGAGGAGGGCAACTTCTCCCTCCACCTGACCAACGGTGAGAGCGTTCAGGCGGCCACCGTGCTGATCGGTATTGGCGTCATCCCCAATGACTCCTGGCTTAGCGCATCCGGCCTGCTGGTGGACAACGGGGTCGTGCTCAACGAGTACTGTCAAGCCCTCGACGCTGCGAACGTGTACGCCGTCGGCGACGTAGCCCGCTGGCGCCACCAGAAGCACGGCGAGGACGTCAGGACCGAGCACTGGACTAACGCGGTGGAACAGGCCGCCTGCGTGGCCTACAACATCATCCATCCGGAACAGCCGCGCGCCTACACGCCCATTGAATACGTGTGGAGCGACCAGCACGACTGGAAGATCCAGGTCGTGGGACGCGTCGGAGGCAATGTCGACCACGTCCTCATCGGACACCCGCAGGTCCACGGCAAGTTCGCCGCCCTCTACACCATCGACGGCACCACCGTCCGGGGCGCAGCCATCGTGAACTGGCCCAAAGCCCTCATTGCCTGCCGTCTGGGCATGGCCAGGGGCATCACGGTGCAGGATCTGCGCGCCAAGCTCGAACCCCAGTTGGAGCCACCGCCGAGGAGGGCGTCATGA
- the pcaC gene encoding 4-carboxymuconolactone decarboxylase, giving the protein MNIPRITAVRLGGSPALPLLVLGPSLGTSAQSLWARCAAGLTDRFEVLAWDLPGHGSNAGSAEPFTMAELAAGVLGMVDDVVAQRDTFASTFTYAGDSVGGAVGLQLLLDAPARIDSAVLLSTGARIGEPDAWRTRATSVRASGTPSMIEGSAQRWFAPGFLEREPEIGAALLHDLRDADDEGYALVCEALAGFDVRDRLGEIEPRVLAVSGLLDVPTPPADLAAIASGVRNGRLVVLDGVAHLPPAEQPSEVAQLIRDHANAGQAVAAPTTVAGVRDAGMAVRRAVLGDAHVDRATAAITDLTADFQDFITQYAWGSVWTRPGLDRRSRSLITLTALVARGHHEELAMHVRAARTNGLTNDEIKELLLQTAIYCGVPDANAAYRIAQRVLDELDHPAY; this is encoded by the coding sequence GTGAACATCCCTCGCATCACGGCCGTCCGGCTCGGCGGATCGCCGGCCCTCCCCCTTCTCGTGCTGGGGCCCTCGCTGGGCACGTCCGCTCAGTCACTGTGGGCGCGCTGCGCCGCCGGACTCACCGATCGATTCGAGGTTCTCGCCTGGGACCTGCCCGGGCACGGGTCCAACGCCGGCTCCGCCGAGCCGTTCACGATGGCCGAGCTGGCCGCCGGTGTCCTCGGGATGGTCGACGACGTGGTGGCCCAGCGCGACACGTTCGCCAGCACTTTCACCTACGCGGGCGACTCGGTGGGAGGCGCCGTCGGGCTGCAGCTGCTGCTGGACGCACCCGCGCGCATCGACTCCGCTGTCCTGCTGTCGACGGGCGCACGGATCGGCGAGCCGGATGCCTGGCGGACACGGGCCACGTCCGTGCGCGCGTCGGGCACCCCGTCGATGATCGAAGGGTCGGCCCAGCGCTGGTTCGCACCCGGATTCCTGGAGCGGGAGCCGGAGATCGGCGCAGCCCTGCTGCACGACCTGCGGGACGCCGACGACGAGGGCTATGCGCTGGTGTGCGAGGCGCTGGCGGGCTTCGACGTCCGTGACCGCCTCGGCGAGATCGAACCGCGAGTGCTGGCGGTGTCGGGTCTGCTCGACGTCCCCACTCCGCCGGCCGATCTCGCGGCTATCGCCTCTGGAGTCCGGAACGGGCGGCTCGTCGTCCTCGACGGCGTCGCGCACCTGCCCCCGGCCGAGCAACCGTCCGAGGTCGCCCAACTCATCCGCGATCACGCGAACGCGGGGCAGGCGGTTGCCGCTCCCACGACCGTCGCCGGGGTGCGCGACGCCGGCATGGCGGTGCGCCGGGCGGTCCTGGGCGACGCCCATGTCGACCGCGCGACCGCGGCGATCACCGATCTGACCGCCGACTTCCAGGATTTCATCACCCAGTACGCCTGGGGGTCGGTGTGGACGCGTCCGGGTCTTGACCGGCGCAGCCGCTCACTCATCACGCTGACCGCCCTGGTGGCCCGCGGCCATCACGAGGAGCTGGCCATGCACGTGCGGGCCGCGCGTACCAATGGGCTGACCAACGACGAGATCAAAGAGTTGCTGCTCCAGACGGCGATCTACTGCGGCGTGCCCGATGCCAACGCGGCCTACCGCATCGCCCAGCGCGTGCTCGACGAGCTGGACCACCCCGCTTACTAG
- a CDS encoding recombinase family protein — protein sequence MADRIGTLLNRSGGEEVLIVSRGKVRTRFRRRDELGWNFRVESTDSENVIEVTPKPKPDPKPARRSSHARGQRVAYVRVSAADQNEARQLEAVGECDRVYIEKQSARSRADRVKLEECIRYLRDGDELVVASMDRLARSLVDLKQIVGEVTARGASVRFVHERATYAAGAQDPRADLMLSLLGAFAEFERAIIRERQAEGIAIAKAKGKYKGRKRVLTEEQIDKALARIEAGEGPSAIARDLGVGRSTLYRALQRVRK from the coding sequence ATGGCTGATCGGATCGGGACGTTGCTGAATCGTTCGGGTGGCGAGGAGGTGCTCATCGTCAGCCGCGGGAAGGTGCGGACTCGGTTCCGTCGTCGGGATGAGTTGGGTTGGAACTTTCGGGTGGAGTCGACGGACTCGGAGAACGTCATCGAGGTAACGCCAAAGCCGAAGCCAGATCCGAAGCCGGCTCGCCGATCTTCGCATGCGCGTGGGCAGCGGGTGGCGTACGTGCGGGTGTCAGCCGCGGATCAGAACGAGGCGCGTCAGCTCGAGGCGGTGGGGGAGTGCGACCGGGTCTATATCGAGAAACAGTCGGCACGCTCGCGCGCTGATCGCGTAAAGCTCGAAGAGTGCATCAGGTATCTGCGGGACGGTGATGAGCTGGTTGTCGCGTCGATGGACCGACTCGCTCGTTCCCTGGTTGATCTCAAGCAGATCGTCGGCGAGGTCACCGCGAGGGGTGCGAGTGTGCGGTTCGTCCACGAGCGGGCCACCTACGCTGCTGGTGCCCAGGATCCTCGAGCCGACCTGATGCTCTCGCTGCTCGGGGCGTTCGCAGAGTTCGAGCGGGCCATCATTCGCGAACGCCAGGCCGAGGGTATCGCCATCGCCAAGGCGAAGGGCAAGTACAAGGGACGCAAACGCGTCCTGACTGAGGAGCAGATCGACAAGGCCCTTGCCCGTATCGAGGCGGGGGAGGGGCCGTCAGCTATCGCCCGGGATCTCGGGGTGGGTCGATCCACGCTCTACCGCGCACTCCAGCGAGTAAGGAAGTAG
- a CDS encoding IclR family transcriptional regulator, with protein MAGNTSDPGASVASRLLTVLGAFDDEHRAMTLSQIARRAGLPLPTTHRLVAELATWGGLVRRPTGEYVVGRRIWELALLAPTQTGLRQIAEPFLHDVYGATLATVHLAVREGAEVLYLDRLSGTASVPIVSTVGSRLPLHCTAVGKVLLAHAPDDVLAETLGSLTRMTPFTVTQPGLLRQQLARVRRHGYATTVEEMSLGACSVAVPVLRDTAVVASLGLVVPRLTRDRTRLVGVLQAAAFGIGRELASGG; from the coding sequence ATGGCCGGCAACACCTCCGACCCGGGAGCCAGTGTCGCCTCGCGCCTGCTGACCGTTCTCGGCGCCTTTGACGATGAGCACCGGGCGATGACGCTGAGCCAGATTGCGCGTCGGGCGGGTCTACCGCTGCCGACCACTCACCGATTGGTGGCCGAACTGGCCACCTGGGGCGGCTTGGTGCGGCGGCCGACCGGCGAGTACGTGGTGGGTCGCCGGATCTGGGAGCTCGCACTACTGGCGCCGACCCAGACCGGCCTGCGCCAGATCGCTGAGCCGTTCCTCCACGACGTGTACGGCGCGACGCTGGCCACCGTGCACCTCGCGGTGCGCGAGGGCGCCGAGGTGTTGTACCTCGACCGGCTGTCCGGCACGGCGTCCGTCCCGATCGTCAGCACCGTCGGCTCCCGACTGCCGCTGCACTGCACGGCGGTTGGGAAGGTGCTGCTCGCGCACGCGCCCGACGACGTGCTCGCCGAGACGCTCGGCTCGTTGACCCGGATGACGCCGTTCACGGTGACCCAGCCCGGGCTCCTGCGCCAGCAGCTGGCTCGGGTGCGGCGCCATGGGTATGCGACAACGGTCGAGGAGATGTCCCTCGGGGCGTGCTCGGTGGCCGTCCCCGTGCTTCGAGACACCGCGGTCGTCGCATCCCTGGGTCTTGTGGTTCCCCGCTTGACGAGGGACAGGACCCGCCTCGTCGGAGTCCTCCAGGCCGCGGCGTTCGGTATCGGCCGGGAACTGGCGTCAGGCGGGTGA
- a CDS encoding MFS transporter, whose product MTVLTNMPVFLLGALATEITATIRVPAYGIGLAVGVYWAAAALTSACTGVIGRVLSEKGMGIAALLLAVVSLTGSASWISAWPWLIVWASLGGLGNGLGHPSSNHLLVTHIPAASCGLAFGVKQAAVPVTGLVAGVSIPLVALTLGWSMAFLLMAVLGMLVLVPVARTRTMPVVMGTTRPAGQWDTQMRSALVLMAAMTMFAGGAVTSAVAFAVIGALERGIAVGPAGVILAVGSALGAATRIVIGGVVDRGGVSALSLIQTALIVCAVGLSLMAIPTTWSYVVGVLLAVGLGWGWPGLVHFLISHMAPGATAAATGIVQTGTYIGNTIGPVLTGVALSPADSRAGVTAAVG is encoded by the coding sequence GTGACTGTCTTAACAAACATGCCGGTGTTTCTCCTTGGGGCGCTGGCCACGGAGATCACCGCAACAATCCGCGTCCCGGCCTACGGGATCGGCCTGGCGGTAGGGGTCTACTGGGCTGCGGCCGCCCTCACCTCCGCGTGCACCGGTGTGATTGGTCGTGTGCTCAGCGAGAAAGGCATGGGCATCGCCGCCTTGCTTCTGGCGGTCGTGAGCCTGACCGGCAGCGCGTCCTGGATCTCTGCGTGGCCGTGGCTAATTGTATGGGCATCCCTGGGGGGACTCGGGAACGGTCTCGGGCACCCTTCCTCCAACCACTTGCTCGTCACGCACATCCCAGCCGCCTCGTGCGGGCTGGCCTTCGGGGTGAAACAGGCCGCGGTCCCTGTGACGGGGTTGGTCGCCGGCGTTTCGATCCCGTTGGTTGCGTTGACTCTGGGATGGTCCATGGCCTTCCTGCTGATGGCTGTACTGGGCATGCTCGTACTGGTCCCCGTGGCCCGGACCCGGACCATGCCGGTCGTTATGGGTACGACCCGGCCGGCGGGGCAATGGGATACCCAGATGCGTTCGGCGTTGGTGCTGATGGCCGCGATGACGATGTTCGCGGGCGGTGCCGTTACGTCCGCCGTGGCCTTTGCCGTGATCGGCGCGCTGGAGCGGGGGATTGCAGTCGGCCCGGCTGGTGTGATTCTGGCCGTCGGCAGCGCCTTAGGAGCCGCGACCCGTATCGTCATTGGCGGAGTCGTCGATCGAGGCGGCGTGTCAGCACTTTCTCTGATCCAGACAGCACTCATCGTCTGCGCCGTCGGGCTTTCACTCATGGCGATCCCCACCACCTGGAGCTACGTGGTAGGTGTCCTGCTAGCGGTGGGCCTGGGGTGGGGGTGGCCAGGTCTGGTGCACTTCCTCATCTCGCACATGGCGCCTGGGGCCACCGCAGCGGCCACCGGCATTGTCCAGACCGGCACGTACATCGGCAATACCATCGGCCCCGTGCTCACCGGGGTGGCCCTTAGCCCCGCTGATTCACGGGCCGGTGTGACTGCTGCTGTCGGGTGA
- a CDS encoding IS1380 family transposase has translation MKRTSWSAGLSVTADGVGVVSHAGAIVPRLLADQVGLTAELSGAMARRRFIPIHDRGRVLIDTAVMLADGGESISDIGVLRHQSGALGPVASAPTVWRTLDEVTAGKRKKIQVARARTRRHVWSHLPGGVPASACAGRDLGSTVVLDVDATIVVTHSEKELAAPTYKRTFGYHPIGVWCDNTEEFLAASLRPGNAGSNTAADHIDVLGQAIAQIPASHRRDLLIRSDGAGASHDLIDWITEQNRVRGRQVEYSVGFSITAPIRRAIATCPEAAWGPALNPNGDIRDGADIAELTGFLSQRMLAKWPDGMRVIVRRERPHPGAQLSMFEEIDGWRYQAFVTNTTATGQLQFLEARHRAHARVEDRIRHAKDTGLGRLPSRGFALNQAWLVAVMIAADLVAWTRMLACTGEAAVLALCEPKALRYRFLHVAARLVRSGRRRKVKIPETWPWAVAIVAVFNTIAAIPKPA, from the coding sequence GTGAAGCGTACTTCGTGGTCGGCCGGTCTGTCCGTTACTGCAGATGGTGTCGGGGTGGTCTCGCATGCCGGGGCTATCGTGCCTCGACTTCTGGCTGATCAGGTCGGTCTGACCGCCGAGCTGTCAGGGGCCATGGCTCGCCGCCGGTTCATCCCGATCCACGATCGCGGCCGGGTGTTGATCGATACCGCGGTGATGCTCGCCGATGGCGGCGAGTCCATCTCCGACATCGGCGTCCTGCGCCACCAGTCCGGCGCCCTGGGCCCAGTGGCGTCGGCGCCGACGGTGTGGCGCACGCTCGATGAGGTCACTGCCGGCAAGCGCAAGAAGATCCAGGTGGCGCGGGCTCGCACGCGGCGGCACGTGTGGTCCCACCTGCCCGGCGGAGTGCCCGCATCGGCGTGTGCGGGGCGGGATCTGGGATCGACGGTCGTGCTCGATGTGGACGCCACCATTGTGGTCACTCACAGCGAGAAGGAGCTTGCTGCGCCGACGTATAAGCGCACGTTCGGGTACCACCCGATCGGCGTGTGGTGCGACAACACAGAAGAGTTCCTCGCCGCGAGCTTGCGCCCAGGCAACGCCGGGTCCAACACCGCCGCCGACCACATCGACGTCCTGGGCCAGGCAATCGCGCAGATCCCCGCCAGTCATCGGCGTGATCTGCTGATCCGCTCCGACGGTGCCGGCGCCTCCCACGACCTGATCGACTGGATCACCGAGCAGAACCGCGTCCGTGGTCGACAGGTGGAGTACTCGGTCGGCTTCTCCATCACTGCCCCGATTCGCCGGGCCATCGCGACCTGCCCCGAAGCCGCGTGGGGACCAGCGCTCAACCCCAACGGGGACATTCGTGACGGGGCCGACATCGCGGAGCTGACCGGATTCCTCTCCCAACGGATGCTCGCCAAGTGGCCAGACGGGATGCGGGTGATCGTGCGCCGCGAGCGGCCCCATCCGGGTGCTCAGTTGTCGATGTTCGAGGAGATCGATGGATGGCGCTACCAGGCTTTTGTCACCAACACCACCGCCACGGGTCAGCTGCAATTCCTCGAGGCCAGGCATCGGGCTCACGCCCGGGTCGAGGACCGGATACGCCACGCCAAGGACACCGGGCTCGGGCGGCTACCTTCGCGGGGGTTCGCGCTCAACCAGGCCTGGCTCGTCGCGGTGATGATCGCAGCGGACCTCGTTGCCTGGACGCGGATGCTCGCTTGCACCGGCGAGGCCGCAGTCCTGGCGTTGTGCGAGCCCAAGGCACTGCGCTACCGCTTCCTTCACGTGGCAGCCCGGCTGGTCCGCAGCGGCCGACGGCGAAAAGTGAAGATCCCGGAAACATGGCCCTGGGCCGTCGCGATCGTCGCTGTGTTCAACACGATCGCCGCGATCCCCAAACCAGCCTGA
- a CDS encoding class II aldolase/adducin family protein: protein MTPGNLLPQTESVSRERIALACRVLAHRGLADGILGHISLKITDSTLLVRCRGPYERGLAYTQAEDIRMVDLDGNPAADGELAGGYTVPNELPLHTELFRRRPDIRAVVHAHPPRVVAADLAGLAVRPIVGAYDIPGARLAANGVPVYPRGVLIRDRRLATEMADAMGTRPVVVLRGHGLTSAAETVEQAVLQAISVDGLSGLALQVTSAGGHLVDLPDADMAELPDLGGAFNTETAWRHELARLGEPR, encoded by the coding sequence ATGACACCCGGAAACTTGCTGCCCCAGACCGAGAGCGTCAGCCGGGAACGTATCGCCCTCGCCTGCCGGGTCTTGGCCCATCGGGGCCTTGCAGATGGAATCTTGGGTCACATCAGCCTGAAAATTACCGACAGCACATTGCTGGTGCGCTGTCGCGGCCCGTACGAACGCGGACTGGCGTATACGCAAGCCGAAGACATCCGCATGGTGGACCTCGACGGCAATCCCGCCGCCGACGGCGAGCTCGCGGGCGGATACACGGTCCCCAACGAACTGCCGCTGCACACCGAGCTCTTCCGGCGCCGCCCAGACATCCGGGCTGTCGTTCACGCCCATCCCCCGCGAGTGGTTGCCGCCGACCTGGCAGGGCTTGCAGTACGCCCCATCGTAGGGGCGTACGACATTCCCGGAGCCCGCCTCGCCGCCAACGGGGTGCCCGTCTATCCCCGCGGAGTACTCATCCGCGACCGTCGGCTCGCCACCGAAATGGCCGATGCTATGGGAACAAGGCCCGTTGTTGTGCTGCGGGGCCACGGCCTCACCAGCGCGGCCGAAACCGTCGAGCAAGCAGTTCTCCAGGCCATCAGCGTGGACGGCCTGTCCGGGTTGGCACTGCAAGTGACTTCGGCTGGTGGGCACCTCGTCGATCTGCCCGACGCCGATATGGCCGAACTGCCCGACCTCGGAGGAGCATTCAACACAGAGACTGCTTGGAGACATGAACTCGCACGACTTGGTGAGCCTCGTTGA
- a CDS encoding IclR family transcriptional regulator, which translates to MKLMSASRAEDDSRYGPPPQYPIESVDNALRLLLLFETRPSIRLTDASKYLGVASSTAHRLMGMLLYRGFVRQNPQTKAYEPGQALSSIAFAIRRHVDIGTLIRPAMERVFEATGETVHFAELKGSNAHFLEAIESQRAVRVASRQGAMLPANCTATGKAMLSLLTTEQLHALYPYEELPGLTKGSIISRSDLERALETIRQTGYSTSQEESEDGVMSVAVPITSPSGGYYGINVSVPAHRMTEQLRTELGAMLQTVAKEIQNLLV; encoded by the coding sequence ATGAAGCTCATGTCCGCATCACGGGCGGAGGACGACTCCAGATACGGCCCTCCTCCGCAGTACCCCATCGAATCCGTCGACAACGCACTCCGATTGTTGCTGCTCTTCGAGACTCGGCCGAGCATCCGGCTCACCGATGCCAGCAAGTACCTCGGAGTGGCGTCATCTACGGCCCATCGCCTCATGGGGATGCTCCTCTACCGAGGTTTCGTACGGCAGAACCCTCAGACCAAAGCGTACGAACCCGGACAAGCACTCAGCTCCATCGCCTTCGCCATACGGCGCCACGTCGACATCGGAACGCTAATTCGTCCAGCAATGGAAAGGGTATTCGAGGCAACCGGAGAGACGGTGCACTTTGCCGAGCTCAAAGGCTCGAACGCACACTTTCTGGAGGCCATCGAAAGCCAACGTGCCGTCCGCGTTGCCTCACGTCAAGGTGCGATGCTTCCTGCCAACTGCACTGCAACGGGCAAAGCAATGCTGAGCCTACTCACCACGGAACAACTGCATGCCCTGTACCCGTATGAGGAGCTCCCGGGTCTCACCAAGGGATCTATCATTTCCCGTTCCGATCTGGAGCGTGCCCTCGAAACGATTCGGCAAACCGGGTACTCAACGAGCCAGGAAGAAAGCGAAGACGGCGTCATGTCAGTCGCTGTTCCCATCACCAGCCCGAGCGGAGGATACTACGGGATCAATGTATCCGTGCCCGCTCACCGCATGACTGAACAACTCCGCACAGAACTCGGAGCTATGCTCCAGACAGTCGCCAAAGAAATCCAGAACTTGCTCGTTTAA
- the pcaH gene encoding protocatechuate 3,4-dioxygenase subunit beta, with protein MSTPDLSTQAEISAEIADLSAGTDPSAIRPRLDYSPYRSSLLRHPTKDLHQVDPEGVELWSPCFSHRDVDPLEADLTIQRSGEPIGERITISGRVVDGDGRPVAGQLVEIWQANAGGRYIHQRDQHPAPLDPNFTGAGRCLTGADGSYSFQTIKPGPYPWRNHRNAWRPAHVHFSLFGTEFTQRIVTQMYFPGDPLFALDPIYQSITDQGSRDRLVARYDHDLTRPEWSTGYRWDIVLTGAHRTWTENNDDKDHA; from the coding sequence GTGAGCACTCCTGACCTATCGACCCAAGCCGAGATCAGCGCCGAGATCGCCGACCTGTCCGCCGGCACCGACCCGTCCGCTATCCGGCCCCGCCTCGACTACTCCCCGTACCGCAGCAGCCTCCTGCGGCATCCGACCAAGGATCTGCACCAGGTCGATCCGGAAGGCGTCGAGTTGTGGTCTCCGTGCTTCAGCCACCGGGACGTCGATCCACTCGAGGCCGATCTGACGATTCAGCGCTCGGGCGAGCCGATCGGCGAGCGCATCACGATCTCCGGCCGGGTCGTGGACGGCGACGGACGCCCGGTCGCGGGCCAGCTGGTCGAGATCTGGCAGGCCAACGCCGGAGGACGCTACATCCACCAGCGTGATCAGCACCCTGCGCCGCTCGACCCGAACTTCACCGGCGCCGGGCGGTGCCTGACCGGTGCGGACGGTAGCTACTCATTCCAGACGATCAAACCGGGTCCGTACCCGTGGCGGAACCACCGCAATGCGTGGCGTCCCGCCCACGTGCACTTCTCCCTGTTTGGCACCGAGTTCACCCAGCGCATCGTCACGCAGATGTACTTCCCGGGCGATCCCCTGTTCGCGCTGGACCCGATCTACCAGTCGATCACCGACCAGGGCTCCCGTGACCGCCTCGTCGCCCGCTACGACCATGACCTGACGCGACCCGAGTGGTCGACCGGCTACCGGTGGGACATCGTGCTCACCGGCGCCCACCGCACCTGGACCGAGAACAACGACGACAAGGACCACGCATGA